The DNA window CGGATGAAAAAAGAACGGCTCTGTTTTACCCATTGGATAAAACTCAAGCCGTTCTTTTAGACAAATCAACAAATCAGCCGATTCCTCTGCATGCATTTTCTCGATAGAACGTTTATTACGAGCAACTTGCTGAAGCGACAGTTCTGTTGAAATGCGCTCTGCCCACTCCATTATGGATGATGTGGGACGGTACGCTGTTGTGACGACTGTTTTCACTGAGTTGCCACTTGTTCAAGCGCTTGTGCCAAATGATCGCGAATTTGCTCCATAGGATAGCCCTCAATTTGTTCACGTGGAATAAAGTGAGCCAGTTCGCCATCTTTTAACACCGCAATCGATGGAGATGATGGAGCAACTTCTTCAAAATAATGACGCATTTGAGCTGTCGCTTCTTTATCTTGACCAGCAAAAACAGTCACCAAATGTTCCGGTTTTGCTTCAACTGTTTGGAGTGCTTCTATAACTGCTGGACGTGCTAGTCCTGCTGCACAGCCACAAATAGAGTTAATCACTACGAGACTTGTTCCTTTAGTGCTGCTCATATGTTCATTGACATCCTCTGCAGACGTTAACTCTTTAAATCCTGCGCTTACCAATTCTTGACGCATCGGCACAACAATGCCTTTCATGTATTCATCATATGCGTTCATGCTTGTCGCCCCTTTTCGTTTATACTTTTCTCAAAACTCTAGGTTTTATCTACTTTAGTGTAACCTAGATTCTCCATAATTTCATAGTATGTGATTTTTATGTGAATTTTTTATGAATTTAATGATTCTATTCTGTATGATTAGATTTAGGTAACTAAAAAAAGGATGGGGAAAATGAATTTACTAAAACAAATTAATGAACTAAACTTTGCACTTTTACAGTCCTTTTCCACGAAACATGATCGACCTTGGGGAACTTTTTTTTTGAACAGACAGCAACCCGATTATTATGACGCAAATCACGCTTATATAAGTACACAACCCGAACACCCTGAGAAAGTAATCGACGAAGTAGTTTCATACTACAGATCGTATTCAATTACGCCACGGTTTTATTTAGACCATGTCGATTCCCTAACAAAGTTTATCGCTCAGTTAAAAGAAAAAGGCTTTCAGTATGAAGAATTACCTCAACCAATTCAATTATGGAATAAAGAAATAACAGCGCTCTTAATCCCTGAACATGTCACTGTTAAAAAAGTAGACAACTCGAATTATCAGGACGCATCGTGGGTTGAGTGCCAGATTAAAGAATTTGGTGGAAAAGCTGTTCGCGAAAAAGCTTTTGAAATAGAGTTTAATGACAATCGGTATACTCACTTTTTGTTAAAAGTTAATGGCAAACCGAGTTCGACTGCGTGTTTATTTGTTCATGGAAATCAAGGGCGGGTAGAAAGTGTTGCGACTGTCGAAGAATACAGAGGGCAAGGATTGATTGGATTTGTTTTGCAATGTATACAAAAACAAGCTCAGACGATGCAGTTAGATTATTTGTGGGTTCACCCTATTAATGAGCAAGTTGAAAAAGTATATGGCCGCTACGGATTTTCCACAATCTATACCTTGCAATCTGGCCATGCTTTTATGGATGGGAAAGCATAAAAGAACTTCGGGATTAAATTAGTATTGATTCTTAACGAGAAACTTGAATGATCGGAGACTGTCATGAAAAAGAAAAAGAAAAAAGACAGCTGCTTTACAGATTGCGTTAAAGATCTAAGTTTTGAAGTTGTGGCTCATATGCTATTCTCCGCTATATGGAACATAGTATTATTCATCCCTAGACTGTTGATTCGGTTATTTAGCAGTATCTAACTTTCTTCGATTTTCATCTAACTTAATTATTGGTCACAATACAAATTAAAAAGCCATCCATTTAGGATGACTTGAATAGTGAAATTTGAATACCTTCAGCTGATGGTGGGCGAAGAGTAATGGTACTTCCCATTTCTTCTACCGTATAATCTTTTAAATATTCTTCTACGTCATTTGCATGCTCAGCCACTGCTTCTCGAATAAGCTCTTTAATAATTAACGAACTGCTTTTTTGACCTAATACTACTCCATTGACCGTAAGATTCACCTGAAACCCTCCTATGTATACTTAAAAGATATCATAAACTTATTAACAAAAAACGTATACATGGACCTAATATTTTTAATTATTTTTAGTAAAAATAGATACATTATTGTCTTTTGTATCATTAAATGATTTTATGTGCCTACAATATACGATATTTATAATACCAAACACCTCAAACAATCCTATTTCTACCAAAATAAAAAACTACCCGGCCCGGGTAGTTTTTTATTTTGATCGTAGATTTGTTCTATCAAAAATCATGACACATAAGCATTTACGCATTTCTAGCAGTGTTATTTACAATTTCTACTCCACTGTCTTCACTTTATATTATTAGCATTAGAATAATATATTGACGCGTTTTCAAAAATTAGGTCTAAAGACTTTATTTATTAAAATTTACTATTTATAAAATCTAACATTCTGCTAAAAACATCGTAGTCAAACCATTCCACGGTCATACTTTGAACATATTCACCCTCTTTTTGAAGTTCTAAGTTATTTGAAGACAACTGGACAACCTTTGTATCATCTACTTCACTTTCTTGTTTATTGATTTTTTGATTATTAAATTCATGAATTAATTTATGATAGAAAGAATCACGTTTTTCACGACTTTCAAATTCCCACGATTCGTATTTTCCACTAGATAAAATTTCTATCGAATAAACGTTATTATTCATTCGTGATTCCTCCTAAAAAAGATGAATGTTTGACCTAACCAACTTAAATGCTCTTTACCTCTTTAGGTCTATTTGAAAACATTTTACTGTTTTGCTTTTAAATAAAAAATTCCGGTGACTTTTGGAGTCACCGGAATTTTTCATTTACCTTTCATCGCTTGTCGAGCTTCGGTCATTTGTTTCCATACTGAACCTTTCGCATCTTCACCTTCTGTGATGCGTGCAATGGCCATTTTAATTTGTAATTTCACTTCAAATTCCTGTTCATTTTCTGCTAGCTTAAGTGCTGGTAAAGCGGTTTCTGTTCCCGTTTCGTAAAGAAACATCGCCGCTCTCCATCGAACCAATTTATTTTTATCTTGTAAGGTTTCGATCATGATCGGCTCAAACTCTTCAAATCCTAGATCACTAATCGTATCTCCTGCAGTTCTTCTTACAGCCCAACTTTTGTCTTTCATGGCACGTTCTACATAAGGAACTACAGCTTTATCATCGATATCACCTAAGAAAATCGCAGCTTGTCTGCGAATTGACATTTTTTCGTCATCTAAGGCAAGAGATAATAAAGGCAAATCTTCAAGATCTGCTTCAATCATTTGATCTAACAATTGGAAACGTGTTTGCCAGTCAGGAGCATTAAATTCTTCGGGAGAAATTTTACGTCCACGAGGTGCAGCTTCGTGTTGTTCTAAATCTTTTTTTGTTGACAGTGCATCTAAGCGCTCTTGTGGATAAGCTGCTTCGATTTCTTCAACCATGCTGTTACCGATTTCGGCTTTATCGCCATAACGTACGCCGTAATCCGCCCATTTACGCTGAAACAAGTAATTTTCTTCTGTCGGATCCATCACTTTTTTCATTGCCAGAACAAAGCGCTCAGACATTCCAATACGTTCTTCAGAAGCACTATCGAACACTTTTACTTGAAGGGGAATGCCTTTGAATTCTTGCACATGAACATAAACTTCGCCAAAATGTTCATCTATTTCGATTTCGTCTCCTGTATGCTCACGATCTTCGCCAAATACTGCTCTTACTTGCGCTAAAATCGCTTCCCAATCAAACTTTGAAATGCGCTCGACTGCCAAAAAGTCTGCCACGTGATAGACGCCCTTGACGCCGTCTATTGTTAGTAACTCTTGAACTTCTTTCGGAGCATTTTCTATATTGGCTTTATTATAATTATGGCTTTTACCAAACGGCAACTCTTGGTCAATAATTACTTTCATCGTATTCGGGCTTGGTGTCGGTTCTATCGTTAAAATTTTCACGAAAATCCCTCCTGCAATTAGTCAATCACGCTTCTGCGATTTCTTGAAGATGAGTCCATCGCTCGATTAACGCATCGTATTCTTCTGTCAACGTATTTACTTCTTCTGTTAGCTTTTGTAATTTATCGTAATCAGAACCAGCTAAAGCCATTTCTTCTTCTCGCGCTTCAATTTTTGCTTCTGCTTCCGCGATTTTTTCTAAAATATTGTCATACTCTACTTGTTCTTTATACGACATTTTCTTTTTTGCCTTAACAGGTTGAGGTTGCACTACTTCTGTTTCAACCAATTGTTGTTCTGCTAATGCAACAGGGTTGTTTTTTTCTTTAATAAACTCTGAGTATAAACCTTGATATTCTTCGATTTTACCAGTCCCTGTGGTCCATAATTTCTGTGCAATGCGATCAAGGAAAAAGCGATCATGCGAAATCGTAATGACAACGCCAGGGAAGTTTTCTAAGAAATCTTCCAAAACGGAAAGTGTTTGAATATCTAAATCATTTGTTGGCTCATCTAAAAACAAAATATTTGGCTGTTCCATTAATAATTTTAGCAAGTACAGACGTTTACGCTCGCCACCAGATAATTTACCGATTTGTGTGCCGTGACCGTTTGACGGGAACAAAAAGCGCTCCAGCATTTGAGTGGCCGAAAGACGGACGCCTTTTTCGGCTTCAAAATCACTTGACGTTTCTTGAATGTATTCGATCATTCGTTGAGACTCGTCCATTTCTGGCAAATGTTGCGTAAAGTGAGCAATTTTCACTGTGCTGCCGTATTCCATTTTTCCAGTCGTCGGTTCAAGTTCGCCCGCCAACATCTTCATTAACGTAGATTTCCCCGCACCATTAGGTCCGACAATTCCAATCCGATCTCCGCCTTGTAATAGGAAGTCGAATCCGCTGAAGATTTGTTTGTCGCCGTATGCTACGCCCATATTCTTACCTTCGATAATTTTCTTACCAAGACGTTGGCTTTGCATTGACAACTCAAGTGATGTATTGTCATTTTCTTTTTGAACGTTTTCTTTAATTTCATCAAAACGTTGAATCCGTGCTTTTTGTTTTGTCGAACGTGCTTTGGCACCACGACGAATCCATTTTAACTCTGAGCGGAAACGGTTTTCAAGTTTCTGCTGAGACGACGCATTCATTTCATCGCGAATCGCTTTGTTTTCAAGGTAATCGCCGTAGTTTCCTTTATGTGTATACATGGTTTGATCAGCAATTTCGAAAATATGAGTAGACACTGCATCTAAGAAGTAACGATCATGCGTTACGAAAAGCATGGCCGATCCCATACGTAATAGTGTTTCTTGTAACCATTCTGTTGAAACAGCATCAAGATGGTTCGTTGGCTCATCCAAAAGGATTAAATCAGCTGGTTCGATCAATGCTTTTGCAAGAGCAACACGTTTACGCTGACCGCCTGACAATTCGCCAACCACTTGATCGTACATATCAATTCCTAGTTTGGATAGAGCTGTTTTGGCAAGTGCGTTAATATCCCATGCGTTTTCTTGTTCCATTTTTTCTTGAATATCCATCAATTCATCTTGCAATTGTGTCGAACTCGAATCGACCATCATATTTTTCAATGCATTTTCATATGCGCGGTTTAACGCAAGAATCGGTGATTTTCCGGAGAATACCGTTTCAAGCACGGTTAATGACTCGTCAAATTCAGGCTCTTGCATCAAATACGTAATTTGATATTTTTTCGGATGATCCATTACAACACTGTCTGCATCCATTGACCCTGCTAAAATCGACATTAACGTCGATTTTCCTGTTCCGTTTACACCGATTAATCCAGCACGTTCTCCCGGATACAGTGAAAACTCAACATCCTTGAATAACGTTTTGGCTCCAACTGTTTTTGTTAATTTCGTAATATTTAAGTGGCTCATTTATTCCCATCCGTTTCTGTTTGAAGTTGCTTTAAAAAGGATAGCATAAATTCATGGCGTTCTTCAGCCATCTGCTTACCAGTTTCCGTTGTCATTTGATCTTTGAGTAATAAAAGCTTTTCGTAAAAATGCGTAACGCTACTCGTTTGTGCTTCCCGATATTCCTGCTCGGTCATTTCTGTGCGTGCTTTTTCGTTCCAATCATATAACTTGCGACCTTTGGCTCCACCATATGCAAAAGCGCGGGCAATGCCAATAGCACCAATTGCATCTAAGCGATCTGCGTCTTGAACAATTTTGGCTTCAATACTTGTTGCAGACTTCCCATTGCCACCTTTAAAGGATACAGACGCTATGACCTCTTGTATTTTTTGTTGCTGCTCGTCTGTCAGATTTAATCGATTTAATATATCACTCTCTAAATCCTCGTCTGGCTTTTTGTATTTCGGGTCTGAAACGTCGTGAAGCAATACCGCTAACTCTACGATAAAGGCATCCGCGTTTTCTTGCGCCAAAATTATTTTGGCATTTTTCATGACGCGTTCAATATGCTGCCAATCGTGGCTTGCATCAAACTGCTCATAAATTTTGCTTACTTCATTTTCACATTGATTGATTTTTTCCTGATCCATTCTTCCGCTCCAATCACTTGTTTCTTCTATTATAACCTGAATTGATGGTAAAATGCCTGTATTCCCAGCGATTATTGACGTTTCTATAAGCTTCATGTATAGTATAGCCATCCATAACATGGCATTTATAGGTCCATGACATACTCAATATTAGGGGGAACTTGTATGAACCAAGGTACAGTAAAATGGTTTAACTCAGAAAAAGGTTACGGATTTATTGAGTATAATGATGGCGACGATGTATTTGTCCATTTTACAGGCATCCAAGGTGACGGGTTTCGTACATTAACTGAAGGCAAAATTGTATCATTCGATATTATTGATGGCAATCGTGGTCCACAAGCTGCCAATGTAATCGAAGTCGATCCAGAATAATAAATCAAATAAAAGCAGGGACGGAAATTCCGTTCCTGCTTTTTGTATATCCATAGAAAACATTTATTGTTGTGTACCGGTTCCAACTTTGTTAAGTTCATTACCTAAAAACTGCAATTGCGCACCAACTGTACAGTTACTTATGCAAAACCGGTGAGCAGCTGTTTTTCCATCATCTTTACGAAGCTGGTTTTTCACAAAACAACCGTCACAATAAGTCGTTAGCATTTCATCAATTTCTTTTATAATAGAAATTTTCTTCACTCTGTCACCTCTTAACGAAACTTCATTTTTTCATTCTACTACGCATTTGTTTTTTATACCAACAATAGTTATACTAACTGAGGACATTTTTAAGGTACCAAGCGGTTCGCAAATTCCCGCTTTACCAAAACTAAGGAGGAAATTTTTTGTTTAATGAATTTTGGGGACTTGGCTTTGCCTTGTTCAATTTTGTTCTATTATTAATTATGTATAAGTTTTTTGGGAAAACAGGCTTGTTTGCATGGGTCGCGATTTCTACTGTTCTTGCCAACATTCAAGTTACAAAAACCATTGAAATTATTGGTCTTACTGCTACTCTCGGCAACAGTCTGTATGCCTCAACATTTTTAGCAACCGATATTTTAAATGAAAAATACGGCAAAAAAGAAGCGAAAAAAGCGGTTTGGCTTGGATTCTCGTCACTCCTTATCATGGTGCTAGTCATGCAATTCGGTATTAAATTTATACCCGCTGACAGTGATTTTGCACAAAGCTCATTAGAAACGATTTTCGGTCTTATTCCGCAAATTGCCATCGGTAGTATGATTGCATATCTTGCCAGTCAACATTTAGATGTTCTCATTTTCGGTGCACTTCGCAAAATTTTTCCGAAGGATAGCCAATTTTGGATACGTAATAACGGTTCCACATTACTTAGTCAATTACTGGACACGTTAATTTTTACTTCGATTGCGTTTTGGGGTGTATTTCCATTTGACGTGTGGATTCAAATATTCTTCTCGACGTATTTATTGAAATTTATTGTCTCAATCCTAGATACGCCATTTGGCTACTTAGCTAAAATGATTAAACCCATTGACGAAAAGTAGGTGATTAGATGCTAGAAGTGTTTGTAGATGCAGCAAGTGCAGGTACACCACAAGTTAGTGCAGTCGGCGTTTTTATCCGTGGTGAAGGTCATGTCATTCACTGGAGCGAATATGTGGGTGAAATGGACAATCATACGGCAGAATTCACAGCACTTGTTAAAGGATTGGAGCTTGTAAAAGATCTGTCTCCTCAAATGATTTCGATTAAATCTGATTCACAAGTGACGGTTGATGCGTTCGAAAGACGATTTATTAAAAACCCGAAATTCAAACCTTTACTTGAACGTGCGCTAGAGATTGGAGATCAATTTGAGTATTGCTTTATAAAATGGATCCCTGATTCTCAAAATCGCGCGGCAGATGCCCTTGCTAGAACTGAACTTCGAGCACATAAATAACTTCATCAATTTACAGCCGTCCTTAATTTTTATGGACGGCTGTTGTCCTTTCTATGCATACGTTAGAGCTAAAGTCTGATAAGATTAAGCTATCATCTATTATTGGAGGCAGCTCATGAGAACAAAACTTGGTACCGCACTTGATATTTTCATTTTGGTTATTGGACCGTGGATCGTTTATACACGAATCAATGAAATGATGCAAAATGGAGTTTCCGTTTATCCTATGATTTCGGTTGTGATTGTCACGATTGCGGTTATTTTTTCGGTTTACAATTTGTACTTATTATTTGGTCGTAAACAACAAGACCACATGAAAAAATAAATGGAAAAGAGGCTTTAAACGTGAAATCGCTGTTGTTTTATTTTATTCCACTCGTGGTTTTTGCAGTAATCAATAATGTAATTCCAGCCTTTTCGTGGCCACATTATTTGGTTTTATTGATAGCTTTTCTTATTTTCCAGCTAGCACGTACTCGCTATCCAAAAGATGCGATTCCATTTATTGCAAAACTCACACAAGCTGCTTTTTACATATTGACAGTCGCTACTATTTTCCGCGATCAGTACTTAAATCCATTAGTAATCAATGTGTTACTAGGCGTTACGCTTGGATTTGTCATCGTTGAAATTATGCAAACGAAAAAAAAGCCAGTTTAATTTATTAAAGACCTTAGCCCACTCGAGTCGGTTAAGGTCTTTTTATGTGTAGAATTTTTTATCCAACTTATTGTATTATTTACTATCGGCGCACGGTTCTATTAAAATAATGTAAAGGAGGTTTTTTCGTGAAAAAGATTTTAATGGCTCTATTTTCAATAGTACTTTTAGCCGGTTGCACTAATTCAGCTGCTGATCCAGACAAAGCGACGGCACCTTTCGAAGAAATCGCCACAGGACTAGAGACGCCCTGGGCAATCAATAAAATAGGTGATGAATTTTATATTTCAGAACGAACTGGTAACATTGCTTATATTGATAAAGATGGCAAGATGACCCGCCAAGAAGTCAATTTTTCAGA is part of the Planococcus sp. PAMC 21323 genome and encodes:
- a CDS encoding GNAT family N-acetyltransferase; the protein is MNRQQPDYYDANHAYISTQPEHPEKVIDEVVSYYRSYSITPRFYLDHVDSLTKFIAQLKEKGFQYEELPQPIQLWNKEITALLIPEHVTVKKVDNSNYQDASWVECQIKEFGGKAVREKAFEIEFNDNRYTHFLLKVNGKPSSTACLFVHGNQGRVESVATVEEYRGQGLIGFVLQCIQKQAQTMQLDYLWVHPINEQVEKVYGRYGFSTIYTLQSGHAFMDGKA
- a CDS encoding HD domain-containing protein, which translates into the protein MDQEKINQCENEVSKIYEQFDASHDWQHIERVMKNAKIILAQENADAFIVELAVLLHDVSDPKYKKPDEDLESDILNRLNLTDEQQQKIQEVIASVSFKGGNGKSATSIEAKIVQDADRLDAIGAIGIARAFAYGGAKGRKLYDWNEKARTEMTEQEYREAQTSSVTHFYEKLLLLKDQMTTETGKQMAEERHEFMLSFLKQLQTETDGNK
- a CDS encoding cold-shock protein; the protein is MNQGTVKWFNSEKGYGFIEYNDGDDVFVHFTGIQGDGFRTLTEGKIVSFDIIDGNRGPQAANVIEVDPE
- a CDS encoding queuosine precursor transporter codes for the protein MFNEFWGLGFALFNFVLLLIMYKFFGKTGLFAWVAISTVLANIQVTKTIEIIGLTATLGNSLYASTFLATDILNEKYGKKEAKKAVWLGFSSLLIMVLVMQFGIKFIPADSDFAQSSLETIFGLIPQIAIGSMIAYLASQHLDVLIFGALRKIFPKDSQFWIRNNGSTLLSQLLDTLIFTSIAFWGVFPFDVWIQIFFSTYLLKFIVSILDTPFGYLAKMIKPIDEK
- a CDS encoding ABC-F family ATP-binding cassette domain-containing protein, coding for MSHLNITKLTKTVGAKTLFKDVEFSLYPGERAGLIGVNGTGKSTLMSILAGSMDADSVVMDHPKKYQITYLMQEPEFDESLTVLETVFSGKSPILALNRAYENALKNMMVDSSSTQLQDELMDIQEKMEQENAWDINALAKTALSKLGIDMYDQVVGELSGGQRKRVALAKALIEPADLILLDEPTNHLDAVSTEWLQETLLRMGSAMLFVTHDRYFLDAVSTHIFEIADQTMYTHKGNYGDYLENKAIRDEMNASSQQKLENRFRSELKWIRRGAKARSTKQKARIQRFDEIKENVQKENDNTSLELSMQSQRLGKKIIEGKNMGVAYGDKQIFSGFDFLLQGGDRIGIVGPNGAGKSTLMKMLAGELEPTTGKMEYGSTVKIAHFTQHLPEMDESQRMIEYIQETSSDFEAEKGVRLSATQMLERFLFPSNGHGTQIGKLSGGERKRLYLLKLLMEQPNILFLDEPTNDLDIQTLSVLEDFLENFPGVVITISHDRFFLDRIAQKLWTTGTGKIEEYQGLYSEFIKEKNNPVALAEQQLVETEVVQPQPVKAKKKMSYKEQVEYDNILEKIAEAEAKIEAREEEMALAGSDYDKLQKLTEEVNTLTEEYDALIERWTHLQEIAEA
- a CDS encoding ribonuclease HI family protein, which produces MLEVFVDAASAGTPQVSAVGVFIRGEGHVIHWSEYVGEMDNHTAEFTALVKGLELVKDLSPQMISIKSDSQVTVDAFERRFIKNPKFKPLLERALEIGDQFEYCFIKWIPDSQNRAADALARTELRAHK
- a CDS encoding zinc-finger domain-containing protein gives rise to the protein MKKISIIKEIDEMLTTYCDGCFVKNQLRKDDGKTAAHRFCISNCTVGAQLQFLGNELNKVGTGTQQ
- a CDS encoding BrxA/BrxB family bacilliredoxin; protein product: MNAYDEYMKGIVVPMRQELVSAGFKELTSAEDVNEHMSSTKGTSLVVINSICGCAAGLARPAVIEALQTVEAKPEHLVTVFAGQDKEATAQMRHYFEEVAPSSPSIAVLKDGELAHFIPREQIEGYPMEQIRDHLAQALEQVATQ
- a CDS encoding conserved virulence factor C family protein, with translation MKILTIEPTPSPNTMKVIIDQELPFGKSHNYNKANIENAPKEVQELLTIDGVKGVYHVADFLAVERISKFDWEAILAQVRAVFGEDREHTGDEIEIDEHFGEVYVHVQEFKGIPLQVKVFDSASEERIGMSERFVLAMKKVMDPTEENYLFQRKWADYGVRYGDKAEIGNSMVEEIEAAYPQERLDALSTKKDLEQHEAAPRGRKISPEEFNAPDWQTRFQLLDQMIEADLEDLPLLSLALDDEKMSIRRQAAIFLGDIDDKAVVPYVERAMKDKSWAVRRTAGDTISDLGFEEFEPIMIETLQDKNKLVRWRAAMFLYETGTETALPALKLAENEQEFEVKLQIKMAIARITEGEDAKGSVWKQMTEARQAMKGK